From the Pseudomonas putida genome, one window contains:
- a CDS encoding DUF2790 domain-containing protein has translation MNRKAVYAAALFAALNVCTLAARAEAADNVRTYTYGTQLDIKKVLSTSQDATLTCGVVNAKLTYLDSHDQTQVLNYRTLGDHCIGEN, from the coding sequence ATGAACCGCAAAGCCGTCTACGCCGCCGCCCTGTTCGCCGCACTCAACGTCTGCACCCTGGCCGCCCGCGCCGAAGCTGCCGACAATGTCCGCACCTACACCTATGGCACCCAGCTGGACATCAAGAAAGTGCTGTCGACCAGCCAGGACGCTACGCTGACTTGCGGGGTGGTCAATGCCAAGCTCACCTACCTCGACTCCCACGACCAGACCCAGGTGCTGAACTACCGCACCCTCGGCGACCACTGCATCGGTGAGAACTGA
- a CDS encoding creatininase family protein has protein sequence MLLHRSTWVETERFLQRSRTIVIPIGSNEQHGPTGLLGTDWMCPEIIAFEAQKEADILVAPTFNIGMAQHHLGFPGTISLRPSTFIAAITDWVRSLAVHGFEKILFLNGHGGNVASIEAAFSEIYAEASFARRPAGFALKLINWWDLEGVEALAKEQFPTGHGIHATPSEIAVTQWAYPDCIKTADYAPQIANWGPIREAVDFRARHPDGRMGSDPGQASPEKGEALVRLAAQGLVKAVEGFGSESRPG, from the coding sequence ATGCTCCTACATCGATCGACCTGGGTTGAAACGGAACGATTCCTCCAGCGCAGCCGGACTATCGTCATTCCCATCGGCTCCAACGAGCAGCACGGGCCGACAGGGCTGCTCGGTACCGACTGGATGTGTCCGGAAATCATCGCCTTCGAAGCGCAGAAGGAGGCGGATATCCTGGTCGCGCCCACCTTCAACATCGGCATGGCCCAGCACCACCTTGGCTTCCCCGGCACCATCTCGCTCAGGCCATCGACTTTCATCGCCGCGATCACCGACTGGGTTCGCTCACTGGCGGTGCATGGCTTTGAGAAGATCCTGTTCCTGAATGGTCACGGCGGTAACGTGGCTTCGATCGAGGCAGCCTTTTCCGAGATCTATGCCGAGGCCAGCTTTGCCCGCCGCCCGGCAGGGTTTGCCTTGAAACTGATTAACTGGTGGGACTTGGAAGGTGTCGAGGCCCTGGCCAAGGAGCAGTTCCCGACCGGCCACGGCATCCATGCCACGCCTTCGGAGATTGCCGTGACCCAGTGGGCCTATCCGGACTGTATCAAGACCGCCGACTATGCGCCGCAGATCGCCAACTGGGGCCCCATCCGCGAGGCCGTGGATTTCCGTGCGCGCCACCCGGACGGGCGGATGGGCTCGGACCCGGGCCAGGCTTCGCCGGAGAAGGGCGAAGCGCTGGTCAGGCTGGCGGCGCAGGGGTTGGTGAAGGCCGTGGAAGGGTTCGGCAGCGAAAGCAGACCGGGTTGA